The Lathyrus oleraceus cultivar Zhongwan6 chromosome 5, CAAS_Psat_ZW6_1.0, whole genome shotgun sequence genome includes the window GTTATTAGGTGTGTTGGACAATagccaaaaagaagaagagaataactaaatcaaaataatttttaaaaaatacatCACGAGAGTGACAACTTCAACTTAAGTAAAAAGAGAAAATACATATACTAATGGAATTAAGAATTTCTTAATACAATTATTTTATATATCTTTGCGATAAACACCGTCCCCGTGAAATAGATTTATTGAACCCTGCACAAAAAACAAATAAtggttataaaattatttaaatattcAATCAAATAATACTATGCATAGTTGATTTCATGGAGGAGACGTATGTTTTAGGCGATAAGGACGTAAacattttcatttattttaatttaaaaaataaaaatatttaccTCAAACATTAAACTCTTATAAAAAATATGCATCTCATATTTTTATATCAAGTATTATGAAGAAATATTACTTACGTGTTGCAATCAATGCTAGGATCAAAAGGAACCGACAGAGTAATGTTACAAAGTTGTGGTAGTTGTTTTGATTTGTCAGGTTTAACTCCAAATCTCGATGCTGCGGGTTTGAGACAATTGCAAACATCCCTTCGAATCGGGGTGGTGTTGGCCTTTTGATTTAAACTATTTGCTCCATCACAACAGTTTTTAGGTGGTGTAGCACCTCCAGTTCCTTGCAAAAAGGGAAGACATGGCAACAAGGACAAAAGAGCCTCGGGGCATGTAATGTCGTCAATTTGACGTGCTTCAAATTTTGATACCATCATTCCTAGAACCATCACAACCATGAAAAGAGAAACATATTTCTTCTCCATCATCATAATTTTAATATGTGTATGCTTATAATTTTTATGtagaatgtgttaatgatttATCTCCGCAGTATGCCTTAATTTATAGGCATGGTACTATATCATTGTATTGTAATTTGTTAGGGGCTTCTTTGTTTCTAGGTTGGTTTATTAAAGTAACGATTAATTAGTAATTTATTATTTCATTTATCTTTTTATTTGTATAATAGGAATAATTATGAACTTTTATATGCAATAATCACTAAATGTACAAAATTAGTATAATCTTTAAGATATTTAATTCTAActattaaatattttaataatatatttGATTCACAAATCTTGTCAAAGTTATATTTTTATACTCTCCCTTGTGTTGCACATGATCGGAACTCTAATTTAAAATTATTAGATCAGTGAAAATCAATAGACAATTCTGAAAAGGTTTATAAGAATTCAAACAAGAAAAGTAACAAAATAATTTAAAGCAATTAAAACTCAATAGGattaaaattataaattattgcatctttataatttaaaataagagaTGAGAAAATTTATAACAATAATAGTCAAACTATTAACCATTTTACTATTATACCAAATGTTATTTTACTTTTTGATTAATGAGTACCAAATTATAGCTCTTATCAATAAGCAAGTACATctttaaatatttaatcaaaacTAAGTACTTCAAAAGTAGATTTCTATTTTTTAACAGTGAAAGAAACAAAAATGGTTATAATTAATCTTTTGATATAAACCTTAATAAACCTTAATGGAGAGTAAAATAATgatcataatttattttatttatgggtattaaatttttatttttgttgaaaAAGCTTACTGCTTTAACCTAGAGATACTCATTTAAATTTCTTCATATTGGATTTCATATGACCATTAATTTTATCTTAATTAATAAGATTTTCTACCTTTTGTCGATTTTATAAGAGTATGTAAATTTATTTTCGATCTTACTCATtgaaaaaaatgtttatatcCAAGATTCAACATATGATTTACATGACCGTGGTTTACTTTCGTTGTTTTATTCAAATTATCTAGTCGATATTTCTTTATAGTAAATTTAATCGAGCTTGCATTGTAATgtattttcaattttattttttcttaagtcttatttttgttttataataaaattataatatacAGTTTGTTAAAAATAATGTAAAAGGTTTGAAAACTAATCGTTTTTAAATGGAAATTAAATTATTGATTGATATTGTAACCATTTCCTATTTAAGATCTTTAACTGATTAATGATTAGTTTGTAAAGGATAGGTTTTACAAAAATATATTATATGATTCAAAAATTTATTACTTTTTGTAGGAATATTATTTGTATGAAAAATTaagaaatttaaaataaatacaaaatcAATATCATGGAATgataataaaaatgaaaatagaaaaatatattAAAGTTTCAATAAATTCATCATGCAAAAATAGGTTATCTACCTTtcaaaaaaaatcaatttaaCACTCATAtgaaattatttgaattaaaataatgaatcacgatttaaaaaaataaaatatatagaTGGTTGAAacatatttatttaataatttatttgataattttttgtaTAAAAGAACAAGTTATTATCTTTTTTCAGTAAAATATTTAAAATTCGaaaatttattataaattaacatacaaaaaaatatttaaagtAATGTAACAAACATATTtatgattaatattattttatCTTGTTTTATTTTAAGCACCGTTTAGATTTCATGTGATAATCAAGGCACACATTGTTCGTATTTCATGACTAACAACCCAAAtcttttaaataaaattaaaaattaaaacGCTCTAATTAGTTTCATATATGTGTATATACTACTTTTTAATACTAAGTGTTTTAAATGGTATAAGAATACATGCAATAACATTGtagaaatattttttttcataatcTTCTCGTTAAGTCGTGTGAAACTATTGAAGTGGttatatttataatatttaaCTCTTGATAACATCTACACCATTGTTGTTTAGAGGTATAAACTTAATCTCATTAAAAAAAATCATGTCgtattataaaataatttatgatttttttaatcaTAAACAAGGTAGTCGGGAGGGAAATCGGGTGAGAATGATATTGTGGAAAATATTTATATTTGATATATCAcaaaaaagtcaaaacaacatGACTAAAATGATGTAGGGATAAGTTAAATAAGACTCACTTAGACTTGAGATCAGTAACAAAATGTTGGTTCCTGAAATCACAAATATCAATATAGATATCTTACAAAAACAAGCCACATTACTCAATTTTtgattaaaaacaaaaaaatggTTATCGATGTGATTGGAGAAGTTAAGAGTGGTTCAATTTTTTTATGATGATTGTTCAAAAACAGATCTTAAAGAACTATGTAGATCTAAATCTTACCATTCATAAAACATATATAAACATAGAAAATATAATTCCCTGTTGTAGGATTTAGTGGACACCTTCTATTTAACTGTTGAAGATGATATTATTAAAAAATTCCATCAAAAGATATTCTAAGAtgcaaaaataataatatatatattataaaatatatttgaaaatgtAGTCAACTAGGATGATAAGATGTAGAGTGGAAAACTTCAAAAactaattatattttaattttaagtcaAAAACATCAAGCTAGTGATGGTGGAATCCTTCGCATAAAAGTTAATAATGAATAGTGCGTATTGGTAAATATTTGGACTACAATAATATGTCGTTGATAATACTAATTTTAAACGTAGTTCTAACCGGATGTACAAATTTATTTTGCTAGGTTTGGTTTATGTCCTACAAGATTTCTCATAAAAGATAGATATATAATAATATCCTTTATTTGAAATAAATAGATTCAATATAAAAAAAATAGGTTTGAATTAAGGGAAATTAACACGAAAATAATCTTATAGATGAATTCAAAggtaattatattaaatttaaATGGTTTAAACAGTTTCACAAATATAATTGATTAACAATGTAAATTATCATTGCACAAATATTATACACAAACAATATCTTTTTATTAAGTTTCTATCATTTAGTTGTTTTATCTACAAAAATATATGTTCCTagtttaaatttattttattagttttttatttggTTGAGTTTTTTTAACACGTATTTAAATGAGACTTTGTTAACAAGTTTTATGATTTAATTTCTAGAATAACTTAAAAAGCTTAAAATTGTAGTGCTAGTATATGACCTATTAGACCATAAATGTGGATGTATGAGTTTTAACAATTAACACTATTTTTTAATCTTTTCTAGTTATTAGGTGTGTTGGACAATagccaaaaagaagaagagaataactaaatcaaaataatttttaaaaaatacatCACGAGAGTGACAACTTCAACTTAAGTAAAAGAGAAAATACATATACTAATGGAATTAAGAATTTCTTAATACAATTATTTTATATATCTTTGCGATAAACACCGTCCCCGTGAAATAGATTTATTGAACCCTGCACAAAAAACAAATAAtggttataaaattatttaaatattcAATCAAATAATACTATGCATAGTTGATTTCATGGAGGAGACGTATGTTTTAGGCGATAAGGACGTAAacattttcatttattttaatttaaaaaataaaaatatttaccTCAAACATTAAACTCTTATAAAAATATGCATCTCATATTTTTATATCAAGTATTATGAAGAAATATTACTTACGTGTTGCAATCAATGCTAGGATCAAAAGGAACCGACAGAGTAATGTTACAAAGTTGTGGTAGTTGTTTTGATTTGTCAGGTTTAACTCCAAATCTCGATGCTGCGGGTTTGAGACAATTGCAAACATCCCTTCGAATCGGGGTGGTGTTGGCCTTTTGATTTAAACTATTTGCTCCATCACAACAGTTTTTAGGTGGTGTAGCACCTCCAGTTCCTTGCAAAAAGGGAAGACATGGCAACAAGGACAAAAGAGCCTCGGGGCATGTAATGTCGTCAATTTGACGTGCTTCAAATTTTGATACCATCATTCCTAGAACCATCACAACCATGAAAAGAGAAACATATTTCTTCTCCATCATCATAATTTTAATATGTGTATGCTTATAATTTTTATGtagaatgtgttaatgatttATCTCCGCAGTATGCCTTAATTTATAGGCATGGTACTATATCATTGTATTGTAATTTGTTAGGGGCTTCTTTGTTTCTATGTTGGTTTATTAAAGTAACGATTAATTAGTAATTTATTATTTCATTTATCTTTTTATTTGTATAATAGGAATAATTATGAACTTTTATACGCAATAATCACTAAATGTACAAAATTAGTATAATCTTTAAGATATTTAATTCTAActattaaatattttaataatatatttGATTCACAAATCTTGTCAAAGTTATATTTTATACTCTCCCTTGTGTTGCACATGATCGGAACTCTAATTTAAAATTATTAGATCAGTGAAAATCAATAGACAATTCTGAAAAGGTTTATAAGAATTCAAACAAGAAAAGTAACAAAATAATTTAAAGCAATTAAAACTCAATAGGattaaaattataaattattgcatctttataatttaaaataagagaTGAGAAAATTTATAACAATAATAGTCAAACTATTAACCATTTTACTATTATACCAAATGTTATTTTACTTTTTGATTAATGAGTACCAAATTATAGCTCTTATCAATAAGCAAGTACATctttaaatatttaatcaaaacTAAGTACTTCAAAAGTAGATTTCTATTTTTTAACAGTGAAAGAAACAAAAATGGTTATAATTAATCTTTTGATATAAACCTTAATGGAGAGTAAAATAATgatcataatttattttatttatgggtatttaatttttatttttgttgaaaAAGCTTACTGCTTTAACCTAGAGATACTCATTTAAATTTCTTCATATTGGATTTCATATGACCATTAATTTTATCTTAATTAATAAATTTTCTACCTTTTGTCGATTTTATAAGAGTATGTAAATTTATTTTCGATCTTACTCATtgaaaaaaatgtttatatcCAAGATTCAACATATGATTTACATGACCGTGGTTTACTTTCGTTGTTTTATTCAAATTATCTAGTCGATATTTCTTTATAGTAAATTTAATCGAGCTTGCATTGTAATgtattttcaattttatttttcttaagtcttatttttgttttataataaaattataatatacAGTTTGTTAAAAATAATGTAAAAGGTTTGAAAACTAATCGTTTTTAAATGGAAATTAAATTATTGATTGATATTGTAACCATTTCCTATTTAAGATCTTTAACTGATTAATGATTAGTTTGTAAAGGATAGGTTTTACAAAAATATATTATATGATTCAAAAATTTATTACTTTTTGTAGGAATATTATTTGTATGAAAAATTaagaaatttaaaataaatacaaaatcaatatcatgaaatgataataaaaatgaaaatagaaaaaatattaAAGTTTCAATAAATTCATCATGCAAAAATAGGTTATCTACcttttaaaaaatcaatttaacACTCATAtgaaattatttgaattaaaataatgaatcacgatttaaaaaaataaaatatatagaTGGTTGAAacatatttatttaataatttatttgataattttttgtaTAAAAGAACAAGTTATTATCTTTTTTCagtaaaatatttaaaattagaaaatttattataaattaacatacaaaaaaatatttaaagtAATGTAACAAACATATTtatgattaatattattttatCTTGTTTTATTTTAAGCACCGTTTAGAATTCATGTGATAATCAAGACACACGTTGTTCGTATTTCATGACCAACAACCCAAAtcttttaaataaaattaaaattaaaacgCTCTAATTAGTTTCATATATGTGTATATACTACTTTTTAATACTAAGTGTTTTAAATGGTATAAGAATACATGCAATAACATTGtagaaatattttttttcataatcTTCTCGTTAAGTCGTGTGAAACTATTGAAGTGGttatatttataatatttaaCTCTTGATAACATCTACACCATTGTTGTTTAGAGGTATAAACTTAATCTCAAAAAAAATCATGTCgtattataaaataatttatgatttttttaatcaTAAACAAGGTAGTCGGGAGGGAAATCGGGTGAGAATGATATTGTGGAAAATATTTATATTTGATATATCAcaaaaaagtcaaaacaacatGACTAAAATGATGTAGGGATAAGTTAAATAAGACTCACTTAGACTTGAGATCAGTAACAAAATGTTGGTTCCTGAAATCACAAATATCAATATAGATATCTTACAAAAACAAGCCACATTACTCaatttttgattaaaatcaaAAAAATGGTTATCGATGTGATTGGAGAAGTTAAGAGTGGTTCAATTTTTTTATGATGATTGTTCAAAAACAGATCTTAAAGAACTATGTAGATCTAAATCTTACCATTCATAAAACATATATAAACATAGAAAATATAATTCCCTGTTGTAGGATTTAGTGGACACCTTCTATTTAACTGTTGAAGATGATATTATTAAAAAATTCCATCAAAAGATATTCTAAGAtgcaaaaataataatatatatattataaaatatttgAAAATGTAGTCAACTAGGATGATAAGATGTAGAGTGGAAAACTTCAAAAAactaattatattttaattttaagtcaAAAACATCAAGCTAGTGATGGTGGAATCCTTCGCATAAAAGTTAATAATGAATAGTGCGTATTGGTAAATATTTGGACTACAATAATATGTCGTTGATAATACTAATTTTAAACGTAGTTCTAACCGGATGTACAAATTTATTTTGCTAGGTTTGGTTTATGTCCTACAAGATTTCTCATAAAAGATAGATATATAATAATATCCTTTATTTGAAATAAATAGATTCAATATAAAAAAAATAGGTTTGAATTAAGGGAAAATTAACACGAAAATAATCTTATAGATGAATTCAAAggtaattatattaaatttaaATGGTTTAAACAGTTTCACAAATATAATTGATTAACAATGTAAATTATCATTGCACAAATATTATACACAAACAATATCTTTTTATTAAGTTTCTATCATTTAGTTGTTTTATCTACAAAAATATATGTTCCTagtttaaatttattttattagttttttatttggTTGAGTTTTTTTAACACGTATTTAAATGAGACTTTGTTAACAAGTTTTATGATTTAATTTCTAGAATAACTTAAAAAGCTTAAAATTGTAGTGCTAGTATATGACCTATTAGACCATAAATGTGGATGTATGAGTTTTAACAATTAACACTATTTTTTAATCTTTTCTAGTTATTAGGTGTGTTGGACAATagccaaaaagaagaagagaataactaaatcaaaataatttttaaaaaatacatCACGAGAGTGACAACTTCAACTTAAGTAAAAAGAGAAAATACATATACTAATGGAATTAAGAATTTCTTAATACAATTATTTTATATATCTTTGCGATAAACACCGTCCCCGTGAAATAGATTTATTGAACCCTGCACAAAAAACAAATAAtggttataaaattatttaaatattcAATCAAATAATACTATGCATAGTTGATTTCATGGAGGAGACGTATGTTTTAGGCGATAAGGACGTAAacattttcatttattttaatttaaaaaataaaaatatttaccTCAAACATTAAACTCTTATAAAAAATATGCATCTCATATTTTTATATCAAGTATTATGAAGAAATATTACTTACGTGTTGCAATCAATGCTAGGATCAAAAGGAACCGACAGAGTAATGTTACAAAGTTGTGGTAGTTGTTTTGATTTGTCAGGTTTAACTCCAAATCTCGATGCTGCGGGTTTGAGACAATTGCAAACATCCCTTCGAATCGGGGTGGTGTTGGCCTTTTGATTTAAACTATTTGCTCCATCACAACAGTTTTTAGGTGGTGTAGCACCTCCAGTTCCTTGCAAAAAGGGAAGACATGGCAACAAGGACAAAAGAGCCTCGGGGCATGTAATGTCGTCAATTTGACGTGCTTCAAATTTTGATACCATCATTCCTAGAACCATCACAACCATGAAAAGAGAAACATATTTCTTCTCCATCATCATAATTTTAATATGTGTATGCTTATAATTTTTATGtagaatgtgttaatgatttATCTCCGCAGTATGCCTTAATTTATAGGCATGGTACTATATCATTGTATTGTAATTTGTTAGGGGCTTCTTTGTTTCTATGTTGGTTTATTAAAGTAACGATTAATTAGTAATTTATTATTTCATTTATCTTTTTATTTGTATAATAGGAATAATTATGAACTTTTATACGCAATAATCACTAAATGTACAAAATTAGTATAATCTTTAAGATATTTAATTCTAActattaaatattttaataatatatttGATTCACAAATCTTGTCAAAGTTATATTTTTATACTCTCCCTTGTGTTGCACATGATCGGAACTCTAATTTAAAATTATTAGATCAGTGAAAATCAATAGACAATTCTGAAAAGGTTTATAAGAATTCAAACAAGAAAAGTAACAAAATAATTTAAAGCAATTAAAACTCAATAGGattaaaattataaattattgcatctttataatttaaaataagagaTGAGAAAATTTATAACAATAATAGTCAAACTATTAACCATTTTACTATTATACCAAATGTTATTTTACTTTTTGATTAATGAGTACCAAATTATAGCTCTTATCAATAAGCAAGTACATctttaaatatttaatcaaaacTAAGTACTTCAAAAGTAGATTTCTATTTTTTAACAGTGAAAGAAACAAAAATGGTTATAATTAATCTTTTGATATAAACCTTAATGGAGAGTAAAATAATgatcataatttattttatttatgggtatttaatttttatttttgttgaaaAAGCTTACTGCTTTAACCTAGAGATACTCATTTAAATTTCTTCATATTGGATTTCATATGACCATTAATTTTATcttaattaataaaattttctACCTTTTGTCGATTTTATAAGAGTATGTAAATTTATTTTCGATCTTACTCATtgaaaaaaatgtttatatcCAAGATTCAACATATGATTTACATGACCGTGGTTTACTTTCGTTGTTTTATTCAAATTATCTAGTCGATATTTCTTTATAGTAAATTTAATCGAGCTTGCATTGTAATgtattttcaattttattttttcttaagtcttatttttgttttataataaaattataatatacAGTTTGTTAAAAATAATGTAAAAGGTTTGAAAACTAATCGTTTTTAAATGGAAATTAAATTATTGATTGATATTGTAACCATTTCCTATTTAAGATCTTTAACTGATTAATGATTAGTTTGTAAAGGATAGGTTTTACAAAAATATATATATGATTCAAAAATTTATTACTTTTTGTAGGAATATTATTTGTATGAAAAATTaagaaatttaaaataaatacaaaatcaatatcatgaaatgataataaaaatgaaaatagaaaaatatattAAAGTTTCAATAAATTCATCATGCAAAAATAGGTTATCtaccttttaaaaaaaaatttaacactcatatgaaattatttgaattaaaataatgaatcacgatttaaaaaaataaaatatatagaTGGTTGAAacatatttatttaataatttatttgataattttttgtaTAAAAGAACAAGTTATTATCTTTTTTCagtaaaatatttaaaattagaaaatttattataaattaacatacaaaaaaaatatttaaagtaATGTAACAAACATATTtatgattaatattattttatCTTGTTTTATTTTAAGCACCGTTTAGATTTCATGTGATAATCAAGACACACGTTGTTCGTATTTCATGACCAACAACCCAAAtcttttaaataaaattaaaattaaaacgCTCTAATTAGTTTCATATATGTGTATATACTACTTTTTAATACTAAGTGTTTTAAATGGTATAAGAATACATGTAATAACATTGTAGAAATACTTTTTTCATAATCTTCTCGTTAAGTTGTGTGAAACTATTGAAGTGGttatatttataatatttaaCTCTTGTAAACATCTACACCATTGTTGTTTAGAGGTATAAACTTAATCTCATTAAAAAAAATCATGTCgtattataaaataatttatgatttttttaaagtACCGGCGTTTCATTTGGATAACATCTCCTTCCATCTTGAGGATGGAGCTGCTaagtggaaatttgtgattcaGAGAAGGGTAGTTGTGGAAAGGGAATTGGGAAAAGATGTTGCTGATgtcaaggaggtcatggacctgataaAAGCTGTTGGGCTTTTGAAGACTGTTGCTGGGTTCTCTCAATGCTACGAAGGTTTAGTTAAGGAATTTATTGTTAATATTCCTGAGGATATTTCTGATAAGAACAACAAGGAGTTCTGCAAGGTGTATGTGATGGGTAAGTGTATAACATTCTCTCCTACTGTTATTAATAATTTTCTAGGAAGAAATAATGAGGGTGCAGGAGAATTAGAGGTTACAGACAATCAGGTCTGTAGGGAGATTACAGCTAAACAGGTGAAAGCTTGGCCTTTCAAAAAGCATCTTCCTGTTGGGAAGTTGACTATCAAGTATGCTATCCTGCATAAAATAGGAGCTGCTAATTGGGTACCTACCAACCATATCTCCACCATTGCTAATACTCTTGGGAGGTTTATTTTTGTTGTTAGGACAAAAGTGAAATTTGACTATGGTAGATATATGTTTGATCAAATCATCAAGCATGCAACTACTAATGCAGTTAAGCTACCAATTGCCTTTCCCTATATGATCTGTGGAATTATCTTGAATCAATATCCTGGTATTCTGTGCTCAAATGATTTACCTAGTAGGAGAAAACCAGCTTTGTCTATGCACTACAAACTCTTTGAAGGCAGTCATATCGaggatattgtcatgacatctgccatgAGGAGGCCAGTCTCAAACGTTGGAGCAATTGCTGAGCTTAAGGAGACATGCAAAGAGCTAGGTGAAGGGATTAGGGTAGCCACAGCTAGAAAACAATGTTTGGAAGCCTTGATTGAAAGCTTGGAGCAGGCTGAGGGTGAAAATGTTGAACATGCTAATGTCAACTATGAAGAAGAAgctgaagcccacacctctaATGAGAGGTCTGCTAACAATGATGATGCGAGTCGCAATTCTGATTCTGGTGCTGCTAAAGAGGCTGCAAACTCAAGCTCTACTGAGTAGCTGTGTTAGCTTTGGTCCCTCTTGTTTGGATGGTTTTCTTGGTTTTTTGGTGGATTTCtttgtgtttttttttgtttgtttctCAGAATTCTTACAGTTGTGTATGTACTTGGTGATGTAACTCTTTAACTTCTGGTATTTTTGTTAATGACTAGATAGACATTgattttgtctctttggtctcttttggctaaaaagggggagaagtagttGTAGATGTAGCTGAGTATCTTAGCTTAGCTCTGTAGTATTGTTGTTGCTCTGCTTGTTTGATATAGGGGGAGAATTCTGGTGTTTATTTGTTTGGTACAAGGGGAGAATTCTCTATGTTCTGTTTGTGTGAAGCAATGTCGTTGTTGCTTGTTGTGGATTGGCTTAAGGGGGAGCTGTTGTGTTCTGGGAAGTTGCATGGACTTGAGGGAGAGTACAAGCACTTGTGTGTCCTGATGTTTGCTAGTTGGTTCTTGCTAGTGTTGTATGTGCAAGTGCTTGTGagtttactagttgctatttttgcTAGTGATGTGTGTATGTTTTCTTCTGTTGCTGAACTGATGCTCTGATTGATTTCTTGTAAACGTGTGATCTGTtgtttgttttagccaaaatttgccaaagggggagtttgttggttctatgaattggcatcaattttggtaagacttagtgttatcacaagatgtcatgcttgtagtcttgacatgtgatatcaaCTTTCTGCAGGTTGTTTGATATAGTTATGCAAGATTtattcaagatgtcagacccgatgttacgACATGTGCATATAGAACATTCAGTTtaaatgttatgtattttgttgttatgcttttcatgcaagtctttgtgtgcttatgtggagattgcatgcattattcaaggagtaattctatttaaagcCATAATATTTTGTTTCCCGAAAAGGAATGATTCGCTGTTATTTCTTAGGGAATACGCAataaatagaattagggtttcatgctgcTCGGGCCCATTTAGAAAGATTCTATTTAAAGACTATGTAAACCCTATTTTAGAGATAGAAAACACAAACGGTGAAGTGAGTGAGTACTAGGGTTTTAGTCTTATGTGCATttgtgaattgtgagccattcatccatcttgttgatgtgtgaatttgactaagtttttgagttgtaatttgtccactctaagctttgaagtacgagtgtatttgtctacttgattgaagcttttaagcaagatcaagtgtgtgtccttgaagtgtgtcttctttctttttggtatttgttctagtatcactgctgtgattgagggggagtgagtaaggtctcatgtctaagagttcttagatagaaatcacacgggtagagattaggtgaaaagactgtaacttgaagttgtttgctgAGATTCTTTaaactaattttgtttagtggttttccttcctggcttggtag containing:
- the LOC127081028 gene encoding uncharacterized protein LOC127081028, with translation MSYYKIIYDFFKVPAFHLDNISFHLEDGAAKWKFVIQRRVVVERELGKDVADVKEVMDLIKAVGLLKTVAGFSQCYEGLVKEFIVNIPEDISDKNNKEFCKVYVMGKCITFSPTVINNFLGRNNEGAGELEVTDNQVCREITAKQVKAWPFKKHLPVGKLTIKYAILHKIGAANWVPTNHISTIANTLGRFIFVVRTKVKFDYGRYMFDQIIKHATTNAVKLPIAFPYMICGIILNQYPGILCSNDLPSRRKPALSMHYKLFEGSHIEDIVMTSAMRRPVSNVGAIAELKETCKELGEGIRVATARKQCLEALIESLEQAEGENVEHANVNYEEEAEAHTSNERSANNDDASRNSDSGAAKEAANSSSTE
- the LOC127081025 gene encoding non-specific lipid-transfer protein 1 translates to MEKKYVSLFMVVMVLGMMVSKFEARQIDDITCPEALLSLLPCLPFLQGTGGATPPKNCCDGANSLNQKANTTPIRRDVCNCLKPAASRFGVKPDKSKQLPQLCNITLSVPFDPSIDCNTVQ